The Acinetobacter defluvii genome includes a region encoding these proteins:
- a CDS encoding aminotransferase encodes MKFIRTFILSCSAGLSTPVFATVGGPESIEVLGYEAKEQKVYVLRHYEDGRGRLPQLYYYQFKNNKNPSKIIQVNSLYINPKTKKIDYDQDDTQFNQALNKIKKRLQPLQSSNMQNRIVYSQKDIKQVATWYDPKQTQAQIRYTFTVSNTKFQSRPQKAIAYDTSLKVVQQFLIPKQNTMLVTVEYLGIPFETGYNIQDPVLLQRK; translated from the coding sequence ATGAAATTCATTAGAACATTTATATTGAGCTGCAGTGCAGGTCTATCAACGCCTGTATTTGCAACTGTAGGTGGACCTGAAAGTATTGAAGTTTTAGGTTATGAAGCCAAAGAACAAAAAGTTTATGTATTAAGACATTATGAAGATGGTCGTGGACGACTCCCACAACTGTACTACTATCAGTTTAAAAACAATAAAAATCCAAGCAAAATTATTCAAGTTAATTCTTTATATATCAACCCTAAAACCAAAAAAATTGACTATGATCAAGATGATACTCAATTTAATCAAGCACTCAATAAAATCAAAAAACGGTTGCAACCCCTTCAGTCAAGCAACATGCAAAATCGTATTGTATATTCTCAGAAAGACATTAAACAGGTAGCAACTTGGTACGACCCAAAACAAACACAAGCACAAATTCGCTATACTTTTACAGTATCTAATACGAAGTTTCAAAGCAGACCACAAAAAGCTATCGCTTATGATACATCCTTAAAAGTGGTACAGCAGTTCTTAATTCCCAAACAAAACACAATGCTAGTGACTGTAGAATACTTAGGTATTCCTTTTGAAACCGGTTACAACATTCAAGACCCAGTACTTTTACAAAGAAAATAA